AGCCGGTGGAGCCGGGCACCAATTCGGCCGCTGTCAGGTCAAAGCATGTCGATGTCCTCGCGCATCCTGGGCTGATCACGCCGGAGGAGGCGGCCATCGCTGCGGGGAATGGCATATTTCTGGAGGTCTCTGGCCGGAAAGGGCACGGATTGGCTAACGGCCACGTTGTGGCGACGGCGCGGGCAGCGGGGGCGCGGCTTGTTCTGGACTCCGATGCGCACGAGTCCGGCGATTTGATGACACGTGCTTACGCGATGAAGGTTGCGCGGAGCGCCGGTCTGACCGAGGCGGATGCTACCGAACTGCTGGACCGGTCTCCATTTGAGCTCCTTAAGAAGCTGGGGATCGCGCGCTAAGACCTTCTCGGGAGCTCTTGGCCAGGGCGTGGGTGTGCTGTATATTAACCTGCGCGCGTTTTTCGGAGTGGCGGTGCAGGGCATCGGCGGAGGCTCGGGAGCGAAATTCTGCCGGGTACTTCCAAAGCTCCAAAAGGCGTGCTAAGATATAAAAACCTCTGCGGCGAAAGCCGCCTCGGGACGAGCGAAAACCTGGTAGGAACCCTAAACAAAGTTCTAAACAGGCGCTTGACTCGATTAAAATGCGGTGGTAGAATAGTCTTCTGGCCCGCGAAAAGGCGATAGTCTGGAGCGGTCTGGAAGCATAAAAAGCGGTAGGCTTGAGGTCCGCCAGCAGGCGGGCAGCGAGTCGTCGCAAGCACCTTAACAACCGAATCCTGCGCAATGTAGCAAAAACTTGCAGTAAACAGACCCTAATGTGGGTCAAGTTACTAAGG
The nucleotide sequence above comes from SAR202 cluster bacterium. Encoded proteins:
- a CDS encoding histidinol phosphate phosphatase domain-containing protein; the protein is MHDFHTHTFLSDGVLSPIELIRRAIAVGYRTMAITDHVGHGNLEYILKVLIKDCEVANRRWDILALPGVEITHTPKDEIDGLAREARAMGARVVNVHGETIMEPVEPGTNSAAVRSKHVDVLAHPGLITPEEAAIAAGNGIFLEVSGRKGHGLANGHVVATARAAGARLVLDSDAHESGDLMTRAYAMKVARSAGLTEADATELLDRSPFELLKKLGIAR